Proteins encoded within one genomic window of Streptomyces kaniharaensis:
- a CDS encoding helix-turn-helix transcriptional regulator, whose amino-acid sequence MLIGRESELAEIDNALAAGRSGSGRILLLEGAVGCGRSELTETVAERATAAGALVLRAIATEGERELELGVIAQLAACAADREPGLAPAPAPSLAARVEAMQAFCTAVQRLSASAPVVVCVDDLHHADELSRRYLLHLARRSRAQRLVLVLSESIHACSDDPVFRTELLRLPNFRRMRLERLDRTAVAEALRGSADEAAAGALADASGGSPLLLRALLEEYRATGRTEPSPSGPFGQAVIACLHRCPTATRQVVEALAVLGELATAELAGRLLDVAQAAVTRELAGLDAAGFTADAQVRHPAARAAVLDWMDPEARGSLHRTAAALAQRRGLPARAVAAQLLAAGGPMPEWAPPVLCAAAEQLLAEGAVDRAVACLDLAFRGSTDEEQRSRFRIRIAAAAGRTDPGAAERHLTEPLRLLRDGRLDTDGLVPLARLLTVQGRIDEAVEVMERLTPVPPPPGAAGRPARSRRLDPLDGLTAFPQWAEAGSPVALWRVPEYTPGSGATATVEKFLRGVNLTDGTLPSVAQAVRCLLHGDDPASAATWSQVFQAEAARSGAVGWEALFTALNAEARLCQGDLVAAEQGARAALALLPEGPEGVDSLFAAGVTATLVRAQTALARHDDAARELSRAQPDSLAGSMPGLAYLRARAQHHLAVNRFHAALGDFLDIGRTMRRWGVDRPLLLPWRTGAAEALLRLGEVGQAARFVADQLASADARHPKVSGTTLRLQAALSEPKERQALLTRAVEDLRRCGDRYELALALDDFGQVLKERGDTGRAEIVLRRAWHLARECGAETLHDQVLNRPAQLEERPPAPTAGLAGSEPGAALSDSERRVAILAVHGCTNREIAVKLFITVSTVEQHLTRVYRKLDISGRQALPMALGAAV is encoded by the coding sequence CTGCTGCTGGAGGGGGCGGTGGGCTGCGGCCGGAGCGAACTCACCGAGACGGTCGCCGAACGGGCCACCGCCGCCGGGGCACTGGTGCTGCGCGCCATCGCCACGGAGGGCGAACGCGAGCTGGAACTGGGCGTGATCGCCCAGCTCGCCGCCTGCGCGGCCGATCGCGAACCGGGGCTCGCGCCCGCGCCCGCCCCGTCGCTGGCGGCCCGGGTGGAGGCGATGCAGGCGTTCTGCACCGCCGTGCAGCGGCTCAGCGCGAGCGCGCCCGTCGTCGTCTGCGTCGACGACCTGCACCACGCCGACGAGCTGTCCCGCCGCTACCTGCTGCACCTCGCCCGCCGCAGCCGGGCGCAACGCCTGGTGCTGGTGCTCTCCGAGTCGATCCACGCGTGCAGCGACGACCCGGTGTTCCGCACCGAGCTGCTGCGGCTGCCCAACTTCCGCCGGATGCGGCTGGAGCGGCTGGACCGGACGGCCGTCGCCGAGGCGCTGCGGGGGAGCGCCGACGAGGCGGCGGCGGGCGCGCTGGCGGACGCGTCCGGCGGCAGCCCGCTGCTGCTGCGCGCCCTGCTGGAGGAGTACCGCGCGACCGGACGGACCGAGCCGTCCCCGAGCGGGCCGTTCGGCCAGGCCGTGATCGCCTGCCTGCACCGCTGCCCGACGGCCACCCGACAGGTGGTCGAGGCCCTGGCGGTGCTCGGCGAACTCGCCACGGCCGAACTGGCCGGACGCCTGCTGGACGTGGCACAGGCCGCCGTCACCCGGGAGCTGGCCGGGCTCGACGCGGCGGGCTTCACCGCCGACGCCCAGGTACGGCACCCGGCCGCCCGCGCCGCCGTCCTCGACTGGATGGACCCGGAGGCCCGCGGGTCGCTGCACCGCACCGCCGCCGCCCTCGCCCAGCGCCGCGGCCTGCCGGCCCGCGCGGTCGCGGCCCAACTGCTCGCCGCCGGCGGGCCGATGCCCGAGTGGGCGCCGCCCGTGCTGTGCGCCGCCGCCGAGCAGCTGCTCGCCGAGGGCGCCGTCGACCGCGCGGTGGCCTGCCTCGACCTCGCCTTCCGCGGCAGCACCGACGAGGAGCAGCGGTCCCGCTTCCGGATCAGGATCGCGGCCGCCGCCGGGCGCACCGACCCCGGCGCGGCCGAACGCCACCTGACCGAGCCGCTGCGGCTGCTGCGCGACGGCCGGCTGGACACCGACGGCCTGGTGCCGCTCGCCCGGCTGCTGACCGTCCAGGGGCGCATCGACGAGGCCGTCGAGGTGATGGAGCGCCTCACGCCCGTCCCGCCGCCGCCCGGAGCCGCCGGCCGGCCCGCCCGCAGCCGGCGGCTCGACCCGCTGGACGGCCTGACCGCCTTCCCGCAGTGGGCCGAGGCCGGCTCCCCGGTCGCCCTGTGGCGGGTGCCCGAGTACACGCCCGGCAGCGGCGCCACCGCCACCGTCGAGAAGTTCCTGCGCGGGGTGAACCTGACCGACGGCACCCTGCCCTCGGTGGCCCAGGCCGTCCGCTGCCTCCTCCACGGCGACGACCCGGCCTCGGCCGCCACCTGGAGCCAGGTGTTCCAGGCCGAGGCCGCCCGCAGCGGCGCCGTCGGCTGGGAGGCCCTGTTCACCGCCCTGAACGCCGAAGCCCGGCTCTGCCAGGGCGACCTCGTCGCCGCCGAGCAGGGCGCCCGGGCCGCACTGGCACTGCTGCCCGAGGGCCCCGAGGGCGTGGACAGCCTCTTCGCCGCAGGCGTCACCGCGACACTCGTCCGCGCCCAGACCGCCCTGGCCCGCCACGACGACGCGGCCCGCGAGCTCTCCCGGGCACAGCCCGACAGCCTCGCCGGCTCGATGCCCGGGCTCGCCTACCTGCGGGCGCGCGCCCAGCACCACCTGGCCGTCAACCGCTTCCACGCCGCGCTCGGCGACTTCCTCGACATCGGCCGCACCATGAGACGCTGGGGCGTCGACCGCCCGCTGCTGCTGCCCTGGCGCACCGGCGCGGCCGAGGCCCTCCTCCGGCTCGGCGAGGTCGGCCAGGCCGCGCGCTTCGTCGCCGATCAGCTCGCCTCGGCCGACGCCCGCCACCCCAAGGTCTCCGGCACCACGCTGCGCCTCCAGGCCGCGCTCAGCGAACCCAAGGAACGCCAGGCCCTGCTCACCCGCGCCGTCGAGGACCTGCGCCGCTGCGGCGACCGCTACGAACTCGCCCTCGCCCTCGACGACTTCGGGCAGGTGCTGAAGGAACGCGGCGACACCGGGCGGGCCGAGATCGTGCTGCGCCGCGCCTGGCACCTCGCCCGCGAATGCGGCGCCGAGACCCTGCACGACCAGGTGCTCAACCGGCCCGCCCAGCTGGAGGAGCGCCCGCCGGCCCCCACCGCGGGCCTGGCTGGCAGCGAACCGGGCGCCGCACTCAGCGACTCCGAACGCCGGGTGGCGATCCTCGCCGTCCACGGCTGCACCAACCGGGAGATCGCGGTCAAGCTGTTCATCACCGTCAGCACCGTCGAACAGCACCTCACCCGCGTCTACCGCAAGCTCGACATCAGCGGCCGCCAGGCCCTGCCCATGGCACTCGGCGCCGCCGTGTAG
- a CDS encoding acyl-CoA dehydrogenase family protein → MNQAERLRTVEDFVRQELIGQETALDSLADAPLPLYKSFMDTGLANWWLPEQYGGQAVSLEDSVRMVSALSYGDAGAAFSLFMTVLATSMVNLYGSPELKQKYLPGLVAHPGFCATLGSEHEAGSELGRMTTTVRREGDELVLDGKKAFSTNTGFARFVVVIARSADDPGDYLAIVVPRDTPGLVVEKRWDVIGVRSSATYEVSLRNCRVPADHALKGNGLRLLEIGLNASRILIATTALGIARRVRDLCMDYAATKQVKGAPLEDNAVFAGRLGQFEMQIEVMTRQCLAAAREWDEIAARPDAAQEFYRRGTLKSALAAKMFCGQTGFQIAAAASEMFGGMGYTHDSIIGKLLRDVRYVSIIEGGDDVLRELVYNRYVLPAANRG, encoded by the coding sequence ATGAACCAGGCCGAACGCCTGCGCACCGTCGAGGACTTCGTCCGCCAGGAACTGATCGGGCAGGAGACCGCGCTCGACTCGCTGGCCGACGCACCGCTGCCGCTCTACAAGTCGTTCATGGACACCGGGCTCGCCAACTGGTGGCTGCCCGAGCAGTACGGCGGGCAGGCCGTCAGCCTGGAGGACAGCGTGCGGATGGTGTCCGCGCTCAGCTACGGCGACGCGGGCGCGGCCTTCAGCCTCTTCATGACGGTGCTGGCGACGAGCATGGTCAACCTGTACGGCAGCCCCGAGCTCAAGCAGAAGTACCTGCCCGGCCTGGTCGCCCACCCGGGCTTCTGCGCGACGCTCGGCAGCGAGCACGAGGCCGGCAGCGAACTGGGCCGGATGACCACCACCGTCCGCCGCGAGGGCGACGAGCTGGTGCTGGATGGGAAGAAGGCGTTCTCCACCAACACCGGCTTCGCCCGCTTCGTCGTCGTGATCGCCCGCTCGGCGGACGACCCGGGCGACTACCTGGCGATCGTGGTGCCGCGGGACACCCCGGGGCTCGTCGTCGAGAAGCGCTGGGACGTGATCGGGGTGCGCTCCTCGGCGACGTACGAGGTGTCGCTGCGGAACTGCCGGGTGCCCGCCGACCACGCCCTCAAGGGCAACGGCCTGCGCCTGCTGGAGATCGGCCTCAACGCCAGCCGCATCCTCATCGCCACCACCGCCCTCGGCATCGCCCGCCGGGTCCGCGACCTGTGCATGGACTACGCCGCGACCAAGCAGGTCAAGGGCGCCCCGCTGGAGGACAACGCCGTCTTCGCCGGCCGGCTCGGCCAGTTCGAGATGCAGATCGAGGTGATGACCCGCCAGTGCCTGGCCGCGGCGCGCGAGTGGGACGAGATCGCCGCCCGCCCGGACGCCGCCCAGGAGTTCTACCGCCGGGGCACGCTGAAGTCCGCCCTGGCCGCGAAGATGTTCTGCGGCCAGACCGGCTTCCAGATCGCCGCCGCCGCCTCGGAGATGTTCGGCGGGATGGGCTACACCCACGACTCGATCATCGGCAAGCTGCTGCGCGACGTGCGCTACGTCTCCATCATCGAGGGCGGCGACGACGTCCTCCGCGAGCTCGTCTACAACCGCTACGTCCTTCCGGCCGCCAACCGGGGCTGA
- a CDS encoding RICIN domain-containing protein, with translation MNIHTAAKRRLGSAAAVLALGLGGGLLAAAPASASGFVPLSADSAVEIRAAFSGKCLEVADSRTDDGAPVRQAACTGDDNQQWQVRNGYVVNVNSGKCLEAPGWSTAAGTAIDQWTCNGGDNQRWGKVNVNGDTQAVVNFHSGLLLDVAGANANDGTPVIQWYADNHANQRWSLNPAG, from the coding sequence ATGAACATCCACACCGCCGCCAAGCGCCGCCTCGGCTCCGCCGCCGCCGTGCTCGCCCTCGGCCTGGGGGGCGGGCTGCTGGCCGCCGCACCGGCCTCGGCCTCGGGTTTCGTCCCGCTCTCGGCCGACTCCGCCGTGGAGATCCGGGCCGCCTTCAGCGGCAAGTGCCTGGAGGTCGCGGACTCGCGCACGGACGACGGCGCGCCCGTGCGCCAGGCGGCCTGCACGGGCGACGACAACCAGCAGTGGCAGGTCCGCAACGGCTACGTCGTCAACGTCAACAGCGGCAAGTGCCTGGAGGCGCCGGGCTGGAGCACCGCCGCGGGGACGGCGATCGACCAGTGGACCTGCAACGGCGGCGACAACCAGCGCTGGGGGAAGGTCAACGTCAACGGCGACACCCAGGCCGTCGTCAACTTCCACAGCGGCCTCCTCCTCGACGTCGCCGGCGCGAACGCGAACGACGGCACCCCGGTGATCCAGTGGTACGCGGACAACCACGCGAACCAGCGCTGGAGCCTCAACCCCGCTGGCTGA
- a CDS encoding sporulation protein, which yields MAAALAERVGRRVSEADIGMDGVHDPVAAMGLDFPRDPTTAVRGAVTYWRNVQRRHFLTTGGFAVSAYATPVTRWLAVPSTAPTAHRGTRHVGQSDVEELWAAAEDARLQDSRFGGGHWKSSSVSQCLTHQAAPLLNGTYTEAVGRELFSATAELSRVVGWSAFDVGQHHAAQRYFIQALAMARAGGDVQAGSYILATMALQTCLGGYPDQAVDMAQGASERGKGVAAPRVLAFAKLAEARAHGRLGDAAAASSALRQSETLLETIQPGGNDPDWLAYFTHERISADATEIYRDLRNPRAAFVWNQQADAMPAGRYTRAVGIRYAVLGTAHLQQRDLDQGLAMGHQAVKVLGRVRSSRACGYISDFVGALGEWKAEPRVADFIHHARSELAATT from the coding sequence GTGGCCGCTGCGCTGGCCGAGCGCGTCGGCCGCCGGGTCAGCGAGGCCGACATCGGCATGGACGGGGTCCACGATCCGGTGGCGGCAATGGGGTTGGATTTCCCGAGAGATCCGACCACCGCCGTGCGCGGCGCCGTGACCTACTGGAGAAACGTGCAACGTCGTCACTTCCTCACCACCGGTGGCTTCGCCGTCTCCGCCTACGCGACTCCGGTGACGCGCTGGCTGGCCGTCCCGTCCACGGCTCCGACGGCGCACCGGGGTACCCGGCACGTCGGCCAGAGCGATGTCGAGGAGTTGTGGGCGGCTGCCGAGGACGCCCGACTCCAGGACAGCAGGTTCGGCGGCGGGCACTGGAAGTCCTCCTCCGTCAGCCAGTGCCTCACCCACCAGGCCGCCCCGCTGCTGAACGGCACCTACACGGAGGCGGTTGGCAGGGAGCTGTTCTCCGCCACCGCCGAGCTGTCCCGGGTGGTGGGGTGGTCCGCGTTTGACGTCGGCCAACATCACGCGGCGCAGCGCTACTTCATCCAGGCTCTGGCAATGGCACGGGCCGGCGGCGACGTCCAGGCCGGCTCGTACATCCTGGCGACCATGGCCCTGCAGACCTGTCTCGGCGGCTATCCCGACCAGGCCGTCGACATGGCCCAGGGCGCCTCCGAACGGGGCAAAGGAGTCGCAGCCCCGCGCGTCCTGGCCTTCGCGAAGCTGGCCGAGGCCCGAGCCCATGGCAGGCTCGGCGACGCCGCGGCCGCGTCCTCCGCCCTGCGGCAGTCGGAGACCCTCCTGGAGACGATCCAGCCCGGCGGCAACGACCCGGACTGGCTCGCGTACTTCACCCACGAGCGGATCTCCGCCGACGCCACCGAGATCTACCGCGACCTGCGCAACCCCCGCGCCGCCTTCGTCTGGAACCAGCAGGCCGACGCCATGCCCGCCGGCCGGTACACCCGGGCGGTGGGCATCAGGTACGCCGTGTTGGGCACCGCCCACCTTCAGCAGCGCGATCTCGACCAGGGACTCGCCATGGGCCATCAAGCCGTCAAAGTGCTCGGCCGAGTACGGTCTTCCCGGGCCTGCGGCTACATCTCGGACTTCGTGGGCGCACTCGGTGAATGGAAGGCGGAGCCTCGCGTGGCCGACTTCATCCACCACGCACGGAGCGAACTCGCCGCCACGACCTGA
- a CDS encoding NUDIX hydrolase, producing the protein MEWATYGRQRVYGSAWVEVWLDDVDVPGLGRINHHVIRMPRPSVTSVVTDEQGRFLLIYRHRFITGRWGWEVPAGWADPGEDPAEAIAREVEEETGWRPGRVELMAEYDALAGISDMHFRSYHVTGCTQVGKPEDASEATAVEWVPEVEVVKLLTSGGVADGPSLAALSYYLGPYRLCRHS; encoded by the coding sequence ATGGAGTGGGCGACGTACGGTCGGCAGCGGGTGTACGGCTCCGCGTGGGTTGAGGTGTGGCTCGACGACGTGGACGTCCCTGGCCTCGGCCGGATCAACCACCACGTCATCCGGATGCCCCGACCGTCGGTGACCTCGGTCGTCACCGACGAGCAGGGGCGGTTCCTCCTGATCTACCGGCACCGTTTCATCACCGGCCGGTGGGGCTGGGAGGTTCCCGCCGGCTGGGCCGACCCGGGCGAGGACCCGGCAGAAGCGATCGCCCGCGAGGTCGAGGAGGAAACCGGCTGGCGCCCTGGCAGAGTCGAGTTGATGGCCGAGTACGACGCCCTCGCTGGTATCTCGGACATGCACTTCCGTTCGTACCACGTCACCGGCTGCACGCAGGTCGGCAAGCCCGAGGACGCCAGCGAGGCCACCGCTGTCGAGTGGGTCCCGGAGGTCGAGGTGGTCAAGCTGCTGACCAGCGGCGGGGTGGCCGACGGCCCGTCACTGGCCGCGCTTTCCTACTACCTCGGACCGTACCGGCTATGTCGACATTCCTGA
- a CDS encoding NUDIX hydrolase — protein sequence MANSATPLHSVSVAGVVVREDGRVLAIRRTDNGTWEPPGGVLELTEAVEDGVRREAYEETGIKVGVERLTGVYKNVTRGIVALVFRCHPEGGTGQLTDESTAVEWLTPAEVSERMAEVYAVRVLDALRDDVAPCIRTHNGRHLLGE from the coding sequence ATGGCCAACAGCGCAACGCCGCTCCACTCGGTGTCCGTCGCTGGCGTCGTGGTCCGCGAGGACGGCCGGGTTCTCGCGATCCGCCGTACAGACAACGGCACTTGGGAGCCTCCGGGTGGCGTGCTGGAGCTGACGGAGGCCGTCGAGGACGGCGTGCGCCGGGAGGCCTACGAGGAGACCGGGATCAAGGTCGGCGTGGAGCGGCTCACCGGTGTCTACAAGAACGTGACGCGCGGAATCGTCGCCCTGGTCTTCCGCTGCCACCCCGAAGGCGGGACCGGCCAACTCACGGACGAGTCGACCGCCGTGGAGTGGCTCACGCCCGCGGAGGTCTCGGAGCGCATGGCGGAGGTCTATGCCGTGCGCGTGCTGGACGCGCTTCGGGACGACGTGGCACCGTGCATCCGGACCCACAACGGCCGGCACCTGCTGGGCGAGTAA
- a CDS encoding HD domain-containing protein: protein MTEDMQAKGTAGYLFEAGMLKRAKRSGWWIAGVKDPETIAEHSFRTGLVGAVLAMMEGADPAKVALLCLFHDTQETRIGDIPHIGRRYLTAASNERVTADQISAAHPAVVSGVQAVVEEYENGESPEVVVAHDADKLECLLQAVEYREQGYQNVQPWIYSSLGSLKTESARQLAEVALSMTSLEWQKVYLGQ, encoded by the coding sequence ATGACGGAAGACATGCAGGCGAAGGGCACGGCGGGCTACCTCTTCGAGGCGGGGATGCTCAAGCGGGCCAAGCGGTCCGGCTGGTGGATCGCGGGGGTGAAGGACCCGGAGACCATCGCGGAGCACTCCTTCCGCACCGGACTGGTCGGCGCGGTCCTTGCGATGATGGAGGGCGCCGACCCGGCGAAGGTCGCCCTGCTCTGCCTCTTCCATGACACCCAGGAGACCCGGATCGGCGACATCCCGCACATCGGTCGCCGCTACCTGACCGCCGCCTCCAACGAACGGGTCACCGCCGACCAGATCAGCGCCGCCCATCCGGCCGTCGTCTCGGGTGTCCAGGCGGTCGTGGAGGAGTACGAGAACGGGGAGAGCCCGGAAGTCGTCGTGGCACACGACGCCGACAAGCTCGAATGCCTGCTCCAAGCCGTGGAGTACCGTGAGCAGGGATACCAGAACGTACAGCCCTGGATCTACAGCAGTCTCGGCAGCCTCAAGACCGAATCCGCTCGCCAACTTGCGGAGGTGGCGCTGTCGATGACCTCACTGGAATGGCAGAAGGTCTACCTCGGCCAGTGA
- a CDS encoding GNAT family N-acetyltransferase, producing MTVTIRLLDGEQTTRLEGQLKEVFAEAFAEPPYDEGPADVERAFRRFRSQVRRRGFRAAVAFDGDAVVGMAYGYPLSANTRWWDTLTDPVPDDLKHEDGNRTFGLFELAVRPAWRRQGVATRMQRVLIGGLDNARVMLNSRPEATAAQASYRVWGYRRVGSAIPWDGAARHDVMILDLVGTSSDTR from the coding sequence GTGACGGTGACGATCCGACTTTTGGACGGCGAGCAGACGACAAGGTTGGAAGGCCAGTTGAAGGAGGTGTTTGCCGAGGCATTCGCAGAGCCTCCTTACGACGAGGGGCCGGCCGACGTGGAGCGTGCGTTTCGCCGGTTCCGCTCCCAGGTGCGGCGGCGCGGGTTCCGGGCGGCGGTCGCCTTCGATGGCGACGCCGTGGTGGGCATGGCCTACGGCTACCCGCTGTCGGCGAACACGCGGTGGTGGGACACCCTGACTGATCCCGTTCCCGACGATCTCAAACACGAGGACGGGAATCGCACGTTCGGGCTGTTCGAGCTGGCGGTCCGGCCTGCGTGGCGCCGCCAGGGCGTCGCCACGCGCATGCAACGCGTCCTCATTGGCGGGCTCGACAACGCCAGGGTGATGCTGAACAGCCGGCCGGAGGCCACCGCAGCTCAGGCGTCCTACCGTGTCTGGGGCTACCGGCGCGTCGGATCGGCGATCCCGTGGGACGGAGCGGCCCGGCACGATGTGATGATCCTCGATCTGGTTGGGACGAGCAGTGACACGCGATGA
- a CDS encoding ATP-binding protein, whose translation MAGSELTEPATIYLPYRSESVGQARRLVREALTGWGLSHLIDSAALVTSELVTNAAKTGCQCRMTVTVQLVASATVRVLVRDGSRTLPVLIQASEGGEGHRGLGLVHQLTSGRWGVTVEPLGKVVHADISR comes from the coding sequence TTGGCCGGTAGCGAACTAACCGAACCGGCGACCATCTACCTGCCGTACCGGTCGGAGTCGGTCGGGCAGGCTCGGCGGTTGGTCCGTGAAGCGCTGACGGGGTGGGGGTTGTCCCACCTGATCGACTCCGCTGCGTTGGTGACCAGTGAGCTCGTCACCAACGCGGCGAAGACCGGCTGCCAGTGTCGGATGACGGTCACCGTTCAGCTCGTTGCCAGCGCGACGGTGCGTGTATTGGTGCGGGACGGGTCGCGAACCCTTCCCGTGTTGATCCAGGCTTCGGAGGGCGGCGAAGGGCACCGCGGGCTCGGCCTTGTCCACCAACTGACCAGTGGGCGGTGGGGAGTTACCGTCGAGCCGCTCGGCAAGGTCGTCCACGCCGACATCAGTCGGTGA
- a CDS encoding methyltransferase domain-containing protein gives MTNPVHRPEQAAVRGLLRAVGDELGGPVPTEWKEAIKAVPRHCFLPERIWLEDGDGGYAPCDIQRDPERWFEAAYSDVPVVTQVNDGVEPDGPDDVWPSSSASAPSIVVRMLQDLDVKPGMNVLEIGTGTGWNAALLAHRLGAGHVSSVEVDQEVARQACGSLNAAGLSVDVLCGDGVRGWMLRQPFDRIISTCSVRHVPKAWIEQTTPGGIILTPWDNPMLCWGLLKLIVGPDQAQGRFSPHSAFMLMRGQRRDLRIFRDVVRDDHVPDESSMSLSPHQVAGDDWEARFALGLKLGDVWTAWDHDSGRLWVATTDARSWAAVDPDGERFIVWQHGPRRLWDEMEAAHRWWEQHDRPGPERFGLTVTRSDQWVWLDRPTDLIRALP, from the coding sequence GTGACGAATCCCGTGCATCGACCGGAGCAGGCCGCTGTGCGTGGCCTGCTCCGGGCCGTCGGTGACGAACTCGGCGGCCCGGTCCCCACGGAGTGGAAGGAAGCGATCAAGGCGGTCCCGCGTCACTGCTTCCTGCCCGAGAGAATCTGGCTGGAGGACGGCGACGGTGGCTACGCGCCCTGCGATATCCAACGGGACCCCGAGCGGTGGTTCGAGGCGGCGTACTCCGACGTCCCCGTCGTGACCCAGGTCAACGACGGGGTGGAGCCCGACGGCCCGGACGACGTCTGGCCGTCCTCCTCGGCCTCGGCGCCGTCGATCGTCGTCAGGATGCTGCAGGACCTTGACGTTAAGCCCGGTATGAACGTCCTGGAGATCGGGACCGGCACCGGTTGGAACGCGGCGCTCCTGGCTCATCGCCTCGGAGCCGGCCATGTGTCCTCGGTCGAGGTCGATCAGGAGGTGGCCAGACAGGCCTGCGGCTCGCTGAACGCGGCCGGCCTGAGCGTGGACGTGCTCTGTGGGGACGGCGTCCGCGGCTGGATGCTCCGGCAGCCGTTCGACCGGATCATCTCGACCTGTTCGGTTCGACACGTGCCGAAGGCCTGGATCGAGCAGACCACACCCGGTGGCATCATCCTCACGCCGTGGGACAACCCGATGCTCTGTTGGGGCCTGCTGAAGCTGATTGTCGGGCCCGATCAAGCGCAGGGGCGATTCAGCCCGCACTCGGCATTCATGCTGATGCGGGGCCAGCGTCGGGATCTGCGGATCTTTCGCGATGTCGTCCGAGACGACCACGTTCCCGATGAGTCCAGCATGTCGCTGTCGCCGCACCAAGTGGCCGGGGACGACTGGGAGGCCCGGTTCGCGCTCGGGTTGAAGCTGGGTGACGTCTGGACTGCGTGGGACCATGACTCGGGCCGGCTCTGGGTAGCGACCACCGATGCCCGGTCCTGGGCGGCGGTGGACCCTGACGGTGAGCGGTTCATCGTCTGGCAGCACGGTCCCCGTCGACTCTGGGACGAGATGGAGGCCGCCCATCGGTGGTGGGAGCAGCACGACCGGCCGGGGCCGGAGCGTTTCGGGCTGACGGTCACCAGGTCTGACCAGTGGGTCTGGCTGGACCGGCCTACCGATCTGATTCGGGCGCTGCCATAG